Proteins encoded by one window of Microplitis mediator isolate UGA2020A chromosome 1, iyMicMedi2.1, whole genome shotgun sequence:
- the LOC130676750 gene encoding general transcription factor 3C polypeptide 3, with protein MDNEKSNVLITSETNKDIIMETNSEIVPVIIEELEPSQVAALKVDINEFVDANTLEVCELPSGNNDNDTAENNEDDNLVIDEIQLSDEDDNEVMTPEEEARLTRQFLNGELTFSEFTSLMDRGIDDVPPPATEPIPIDGSKKSKKSEETKRPRRRNRGRRRENLPTALKGLMGEANLRFARGEHKTAIQMCMEIIRQVPSAPEAYQTLAMIYETVDPEKALHFSLIAAHLSPKDCEQWTHLANMSLQNGDVKQAITCYIKAIAANPKDVTLYNACAKLQYERNNDDDAYVKAYKKLLKKLDTEDGDVLVHYAKELAKMFVEKENYQEAANSMDQIFNKCPNRVTYDEVNIFADFLIKLKKFQRCLDILTNYTGIGVKYYEDSMPAIASGTTSFPPPFDDKRQIETCTLPDETPIDLKAKFIVAMVELGSTKHVQNYMDALAHEETENVGDLFVDIVEALMHVQEYSKALKFLELLIRCKKYSMPAIWLRYAECHVGCKQLKEAILAYEIVTKLSPELFDAKVQLATLYKSFKMYDWAINILDQNLQDLNQVIYVDALYIRTTLLYKVERYDEFLESVQLLLSRHSIEIKEKSELTYLMATTVKQRCESLQLHRLSFAQPLQDCGPTFHETENKPTDEQEWIVFLKACHAAYKLKKYGVLQRICFTALTCKKFEPQIRNLIWLCLLSCIYNNDYFNGYNIIRELVRDTEKQNLWNILNIVIQRADDTRHNRFIMRLLGRENDYSYLHILHANNCLVSGTYKYALNDYVSLFKEYPDPLLAMLIGVTFLQMACQKFTPKKHQLVTQSLAFLKKYADLRGPEMKQESNYNIGRALHQLGFLSTALNFYKQALNPPSAPYHQLVTDNEQLLNIKREAAFNIHLIYMQTGNKDLARMYLHEYIVV; from the exons ATGGATAATGAAAAAAGTAATGTATTGATTACATCAGAGACGAATAAAGATATAATAATGGAAACAAATAGTGAAATAGTACCGGTAATAATTGAAGAATTAGAACCAAGTCAAGTTGCCGCACTTAAAGttgatataaatgaatttGTTGACGCTAATACCCTAGAAGTTTGTGAATTACCATCTGGTAATAATGACAATGATACCGCTGAAAATAATGAAGATGATAACTTGGTGATTGATGAAATTCAATTGTCTGATGAAGATGACAATGAAGTAATGACTCCAGAAGAGGAAGCTCGTTTGACCAGACAATTTTTGAATGGTGAGCTTACTTTTTCAGAATTTACATCTCTGATGGACAGGGGTATTGATGATGTACCTCCTCCAGCTACTGAAcc gATTCCAATTGATGGAAgtaaaaagtcgaaaaaatctGAGGAAACAAAAAGACCTCGTAGAAGAAATCGAGGACGTCGTCGAGAAAATTTACCTACAGCTTTGAAAGGTTTAATGGGTGAAGCTAATTTACGTTTTGCTCGTGGCGAGCACAAAACTGCTATTCAAATGTGTATGGAAATAATacg acaAGTACCATCAGCACCAGAAGCTTATCAGACTCTTGCTATGATTTACGAGACAGTAGATCCTGAAAAAGCActtcatttttcattaattgcTGCCCACTTGTCACCTAAAGATTGCGAACAGTGGACACATCTTGCTAATATGTCTTTACAAAATGGTGATGTCAAGCAAGCAATAACTTGTTATATAAAAGCTATTGCTGCAAATCCAAAGGATGTAACACTGTATAATGCATGTGCGAAACTTCAATACGAACGTAACAATGATGATGATGCTTACGTAaaagcttataaaaaattattaaaaaaattagacacCGAAGATGGTGATGTGCTTGTTCACTACGCAAAAGAATTGGCAAAAATGTTtgtagaaaaagaaaattatcaagaagCGGCCAATTCAATGGaccaaatttttaacaaatgccCAAACCGTGTAACTTATGATGAAGTTAATATTTTTgctgattttttgataaagcttaaaaaatttcaaagatgTTTAGATATTTTGACAAATTATACGGGTATCGGTGTTAAATATTATGAAGATTCTATGCCAGCAATTGCATCGGGAACTACGTCATTTCCACCGCCATTTGATGATAAACGACAAATAGAAACTTGTACACTACCAGATGAAACGCCGATTGATTTAAAAGCTAAATTTATTGTTGCCATGGTTGAGTTGGGATCTACAAAGCATGTTCAAAATTATATGGATGCTTTAGCTCATGAAGAGACTGAGAATGTTGGTGACTTATTTGTTGATATTGTTGAAGCATTGATGCACGTCCAAGAGTACTCAAAGGCTTTAAAGtttttagaattattaataagaTGTAAAAAGTACAGCATGCCTGCAATATGGTTAAGATATGCAGAGTGTCATGTTGGTTGCAAACAATTAAAAGAAGCAATACTTGCTTATGAAATAGTTACTAAATTATCTCCAGAATTATTTGATGCTAAAGTACAATTGGCTACATTATACAAAAGCTTTAAAATGTATGACTGggcaattaatattttagaccaaaatt tacAAGATTTAAATCAAGTAATTTACGTTGATGCCTTATACATTCGTACAACGCTTCTATACAAAGTAGAACGTTACGATGAATTTCTTGAATCAGTACAACTTCTTCTTTCTCGTCACTCTatagaaataaaagaaaaatccgAGCTTACTTATTTAATGGCAACGACGGTAAAACAGCGTTGTGAGAGCCTTCAGCTTCATCGTCTTTCATTTGCGCAACCTCTACAAGACTGTGGACCCACATTTCACGAAACAGAAAATAAGCCAACTGATGAACAAGAATGGATTGTCTTTCTCAAAGCCTGTCATGCtgcttataaattaaaaaaatacggcGTATTGCAGCGTATTTGCTTTACAGCTTtaacttgtaaaaaatttgaacccCAGATTCGTAATCTTATCTGGCTGTGCTTGTTATCATGTATTTACAACAATGACTATTTCAATGGGTATAATATTATCCGCGAATTAGTTAGAGATACGGAAAAACAAAATCTGTGGAACATACTAAATATTGTTATTCAACGTGCTGATGACACGAGACACAACCGTTTTATAATGCGATTATTAGGACGGGAAAATGATTATtcttatttacatattttacatGCGAATAATTGTCTCGTTTCTGGTACATATAAATATGCATTGAATGACTATGTTTCCCTTTTTAAAGAGTATCCAGATCCACTTCTGGCGATGCTTATTGGAGTTACTTTTTTACAAATGGCGTGTCAAAAGTTTACTCCTAAAAAACATCAACTTGTTACTCAAT ctttagcgtttttaaaaaaatacgcaGATTTACGGGGTCCAGAAATGAAACAAGAGTCTAATTATAATATCGGACGTGCCTTACATCAATTAGGATTTCTCTCAAcggctttaaatttttataaacaagcTTTAAATCCACCATCAGCACCCTATCATCAACTTGTTACTGATAAtgaacaattattaaatataaaacgtGAAGCTGCATTTAATATTCATCTTATTTATATGCAAACTGGTAATAAAGATCTTGCTAGAATGTATTTACATGAATATATTGTAGTTTga